A window of the Amycolatopsis solani genome harbors these coding sequences:
- a CDS encoding Dps family protein yields MSKSPIKSPLSEADKEITGNALQATLVDLVDLSLIAKQAHWNVVGANFRSAHLQLDELVATARQYVDEVAERANAIGISPNGKAKTVVESSGAPDYPDNWQSVESTVAAIVDILATLIERLRARIDETDKSDLVTQDLLIEITRALEEAHWMWQAQQA; encoded by the coding sequence ATGAGCAAGTCTCCGATCAAGAGCCCGCTTTCCGAGGCCGACAAGGAGATCACCGGCAACGCCCTGCAGGCGACGCTGGTCGACCTGGTCGACCTCTCCCTGATCGCGAAGCAGGCGCACTGGAACGTCGTCGGCGCGAACTTCCGCAGCGCGCACCTCCAGCTCGACGAGCTGGTGGCCACCGCGCGCCAGTACGTCGACGAGGTCGCCGAGCGCGCCAACGCCATCGGCATTTCGCCGAACGGCAAGGCGAAGACCGTCGTCGAGAGCTCGGGTGCGCCGGACTACCCGGACAACTGGCAGTCGGTCGAGTCCACGGTCGCCGCGATCGTCGACATCCTCGCGACGCTGATCGAGCGCCTGCGCGCCCGCATCGACGAGACCGACAAGAGCGACCTCGTGACGCAGGACCTGCTGATCGAGATCACCCGCGCGCTCGAAGAGGCGCACTGGATGTGGCAGGCGCAGCAAGCCTGA
- a CDS encoding glutamate decarboxylase codes for MALHQGKADRDRTAGTNPLYAGANPALAAAFVMPHDKLRDDSLPPDTALQLVRDELMLDGNARLNLATFVTTWMEPQARELMAECVDKNMIDKDEYPQTAELERRCVNILADLWHAPDPTDIMGCSTTGSSEACMLAGMALKRRWSKLGRTGKPNLVMGVNVQVCWEKFCEYWEVEPRLVPMDGDRYHLSAEEAVARCDENTIGVVAILGSTFDGSYEPVAEIAAALDALQERTGWDIPMHVDGASGAMIAPFLDPELEWDFRLPRVASINTSGHKYGLVYPGVGWVIWRDRAALPSELVFNVNYLGGDMPTFALNFSRPGAEVAAQYYTFVRLGRDGFRAVQQASRDVATHLSSRIAELGPFSLLTKGDQLPVFAFTTRPDVGFDVFDVSRRLRERGWLVPAYTFPENRTDLAVLRIVVRNGFTHDLADLLLADLERVLPELAEEGGRPHDPAKATAFHH; via the coding sequence ATGGCCTTGCACCAGGGGAAAGCCGATCGCGACCGCACGGCCGGGACGAACCCGCTCTACGCGGGGGCGAACCCGGCGCTGGCGGCGGCTTTCGTGATGCCGCACGACAAGCTGCGCGACGACTCGCTGCCGCCGGACACCGCGCTGCAACTGGTGCGCGACGAGCTGATGCTCGACGGCAACGCGCGGCTCAACCTCGCCACGTTCGTCACGACGTGGATGGAGCCGCAGGCGCGCGAGCTGATGGCCGAGTGCGTCGACAAGAACATGATCGACAAGGACGAGTACCCGCAGACGGCCGAGCTGGAGCGGCGCTGCGTGAACATCCTCGCCGACCTGTGGCACGCCCCCGACCCCACGGACATCATGGGCTGCTCGACGACCGGTTCGTCGGAAGCGTGCATGCTCGCCGGGATGGCGTTGAAGCGGCGCTGGTCGAAGCTCGGGCGCACCGGGAAGCCGAACCTGGTGATGGGCGTCAACGTCCAGGTCTGCTGGGAGAAGTTCTGCGAGTACTGGGAAGTCGAGCCGCGGCTGGTACCGATGGACGGCGACCGGTACCACCTCTCCGCCGAAGAAGCGGTCGCGCGCTGCGACGAGAACACGATCGGCGTGGTGGCCATCCTCGGCTCGACGTTCGACGGCAGCTACGAGCCGGTCGCGGAGATCGCCGCGGCGCTGGACGCGCTGCAGGAGCGGACGGGCTGGGACATCCCGATGCACGTCGACGGCGCTTCGGGCGCGATGATCGCGCCGTTCCTCGACCCCGAGCTGGAGTGGGACTTCCGGCTGCCGCGGGTGGCGTCGATCAACACGTCCGGCCACAAGTACGGGCTCGTGTACCCGGGCGTCGGCTGGGTGATCTGGCGCGACCGGGCCGCGCTGCCGTCGGAGCTGGTGTTCAACGTCAACTACCTCGGCGGCGACATGCCGACGTTCGCGCTGAACTTCTCGCGCCCGGGCGCCGAAGTCGCGGCGCAGTACTACACGTTCGTCCGGCTCGGCCGGGACGGCTTCCGCGCGGTCCAGCAGGCCTCGCGGGACGTCGCGACGCACCTGTCGTCGAGGATCGCGGAGCTCGGACCCTTCTCGTTGCTGACGAAGGGCGACCAGCTGCCGGTGTTCGCGTTCACGACCCGCCCGGACGTGGGGTTCGACGTCTTCGACGTGTCACGCCGCCTGCGCGAGCGGGGCTGGCTCGTGCCCGCGTACACGTTCCCGGAGAACCGGACGGACCTGGCGGTGCTGCGGATCGTCGTCCGCAACGGCTTCACGCACGACCTCGCGGACCTGCTGCTGGCGGACCTGGAGCGGGTGCTGCCGGAGCTGGCGGAGGAAGGCGGCCGCCCGCACGACCCAGCGAAGGCGACCGCTTTCCACCACTAG
- a CDS encoding NADH:flavin oxidoreductase/NADH oxidase has translation MRGKRVRARVVDPDVSRLFSPITVRGLTLPNRAWVSPMCQYSASDGVPNDWHLVHLGQFAAGGAGLVMTEATAVTSEGRISPQDTGIWTDAQAEAWRRIVGFVHGQGTAIGMQLAHAGRKASTRRPWEGTGSVPPEDGGWESVGPSATAFGEYATPRTLTTDEVSALPQAFATAAEKAQDVGFDVLELHFAHGYLVHQFLSPLSNSRTDRYGGDFEGRTRLALEIADAVRATTPLPLFARLSATDWTDGGWTVDESVRLAKLLAERGIDLIDTSSGGNTPHPDIPVGPGYQVPFAERIRTEAGLPTGAVGMITNPQQAEDIVAGGEADAVFLARALLRDPHWPLRAANALGAEVRWPNQYARAKSWH, from the coding sequence GTGCGCGGGAAGAGAGTGCGGGCCCGGGTCGTTGATCCAGATGTGAGCCGACTCTTCAGCCCGATCACCGTCCGTGGCCTTACTCTGCCGAACCGTGCCTGGGTGTCGCCGATGTGCCAGTACTCCGCCAGCGATGGCGTGCCGAACGACTGGCACCTCGTCCACCTCGGTCAGTTCGCCGCCGGTGGGGCGGGGCTCGTCATGACCGAGGCCACCGCCGTCACTTCTGAAGGCCGGATCAGTCCGCAGGACACCGGCATCTGGACCGACGCCCAAGCCGAAGCGTGGCGGCGGATCGTCGGGTTCGTGCACGGTCAGGGCACCGCCATCGGGATGCAGCTCGCCCACGCCGGCCGCAAGGCGTCGACGCGGCGGCCGTGGGAGGGGACCGGCAGCGTTCCGCCCGAGGACGGCGGCTGGGAGAGCGTCGGACCGTCCGCGACCGCGTTCGGCGAGTACGCCACCCCGCGCACGCTGACCACCGACGAAGTCAGCGCGCTCCCCCAAGCCTTCGCCACCGCCGCCGAGAAAGCGCAGGACGTCGGCTTCGACGTGCTCGAGCTGCACTTCGCGCACGGCTACCTCGTGCACCAGTTCCTGTCGCCGCTGTCCAACTCCCGCACCGACCGCTACGGCGGCGACTTCGAGGGCCGCACCCGGCTGGCGCTGGAGATCGCCGACGCGGTGCGGGCGACGACCCCGCTTCCCCTGTTCGCCCGGCTCTCCGCGACCGACTGGACCGACGGCGGGTGGACCGTCGACGAGTCCGTCCGGCTCGCGAAGTTGCTGGCCGAGCGCGGGATCGACCTCATCGACACCTCGTCCGGCGGCAACACCCCGCACCCGGACATCCCCGTCGGCCCCGGCTACCAGGTGCCGTTCGCCGAGCGGATCCGGACCGAGGCCGGACTCCCGACCGGCGCGGTCGGCATGATCACCAACCCGCAGCAGGCCGAGGACATCGTCGCCGGTGGCGAAGCGGACGCCGTCTTCCTCGCCCGCGCGCTGCTGCGCGACCCGCACTGGCCGCTGCGCGCGGCGAACGCACTCGGCGCCGAAGTGCGCTGGCCGAACCAGTACGCCCGAGCCAAGTCGTGGCACTAG
- a CDS encoding organic hydroperoxide resistance protein — MGQAIYTAVATARGDGRNGEVTSSDGVIDESLAIPKEMGGPGGDKTNPEQLFAAGYSACFHSALQLVARQAKVQLGDSTVTAEVSVLKQEVGFGLGVALNVSLPGLEQAQADQLVEQAHQVCPYSNATRGNIEVALSATV; from the coding sequence ATGGGTCAGGCGATCTACACCGCGGTGGCGACGGCGCGCGGCGACGGCCGCAACGGCGAAGTCACTTCGTCGGACGGCGTCATCGACGAGTCGCTGGCGATCCCGAAGGAGATGGGTGGCCCCGGGGGCGACAAGACCAACCCCGAACAGCTCTTCGCCGCCGGCTACTCGGCCTGCTTCCACAGCGCCCTGCAGCTGGTCGCCCGCCAGGCCAAGGTCCAGCTCGGCGACTCGACGGTGACCGCGGAGGTGAGCGTGCTCAAGCAGGAGGTCGGATTCGGCCTCGGCGTCGCTCTCAACGTCTCCCTGCCGGGCCTCGAGCAGGCCCAGGCCGACCAGCTCGTCGAGCAGGCCCACCAGGTCTGCCCCTACTCCAACGCGACCCGCGGGAACATCGAGGTCGCGCTCTCCGCCACCGTCTGA
- a CDS encoding NADPH-dependent FMN reductase — MLGIGGSLREGSQSERALQIALGGAAEVGVRTRLLTGPDLILPFYDAGVPDRDERATRLVEAIREADGIIVVSPGYHGALSGLVKNALDYVEDLRDDRRPYLDGRAVGLAAVAYGWQAAVTTLEQLRTITHALRGWATPLGGSINSAETKFDEGGGASDEKSVRTLRLIGRQVAEFAVTRTA, encoded by the coding sequence GTGCTCGGGATCGGCGGCTCGCTCCGTGAGGGCTCGCAGTCCGAACGAGCGCTGCAGATCGCGCTCGGCGGCGCGGCCGAAGTCGGCGTCCGGACCCGGCTGCTGACCGGCCCGGACCTGATTCTCCCCTTCTACGACGCCGGCGTGCCGGACCGCGACGAGCGCGCCACCCGGCTCGTCGAAGCCATCCGCGAGGCCGACGGGATCATCGTCGTCTCGCCGGGCTACCACGGCGCGCTCTCCGGCCTGGTCAAGAACGCGCTGGACTACGTCGAGGACCTGCGTGACGACCGCCGTCCCTACCTCGACGGCCGCGCGGTCGGCCTCGCCGCCGTCGCCTACGGCTGGCAGGCCGCGGTGACCACGCTCGAACAGCTGCGCACGATCACGCACGCGCTGCGCGGCTGGGCCACCCCACTGGGTGGTTCGATCAACTCGGCCGAGACCAAGTTCGACGAAGGCGGTGGCGCGTCGGACGAGAAGAGTGTCCGGACCCTTCGCCTGATCGGGCGCCAGGTCGCCGAATTCGCGGTGACGCGCACCGCATGA